From Miscanthus floridulus cultivar M001 chromosome 15, ASM1932011v1, whole genome shotgun sequence, the proteins below share one genomic window:
- the LOC136509077 gene encoding wall-associated receptor kinase 2-like isoform X1, protein MPLHNLATQQLWISIVVVATLFAIAIGAQPPPRPSSNCQRKCGEVDIPYPFGIGPYDSPDHCSLPGFNLSCKDDGHGALRPFHRNVVEVLGVLLQQGQARMRMHMSTYCYNASTEKMDRDWWWVNLTGTPYRFSDTGNLFTVVGCRTLAYIGDEDNVGKYMSGCVSMCRRGDVSSLSNGSCSGIGCCTTAIPKGLQYYKVWFSQGFNTSGIYKISRCSYAALVEASNFTFSTSYATSSAFFDAYGGWPPLLVDWAIGNETCEVAKQKPAGGSYACVADHSKCFDSANGPGYICNCSKGFQGNPYLVDGCKDVDECNDDPAKYPCSVKGTCKNTPGGYECICPSHYPKGNAYNSTCEKDQSMPPKVTIPIGIFAFVLVGLLLFLGIEWIKHKRRIVRQEYISKMNECFQQNGGQLLMDMMKVESNISFQLYNREEIELATNNFHSSSVIGEGGQGTVYIGQNLDEKTNPVAIKICKGYDESRRMEFGKELLILSRVKHDNIVQLLGCSLQFEAPVLVYEYVPNQTLHYLIHSQDDASIRTLEIRLKIASEIASALAYLHSLNHPVFHGDVKSVNILLSHDLSAKVSDFGCSMIRSGNETAQVVKGTMGYLDPEYLMNFELTDKSDVYSFGVVLLELLTVE, encoded by the exons ATGCCACTGCATAATTTAGCTACGCAGCAGCTATGGATCAGCATAGTGGTTGTAGCAACACTCTTTGCCATAGCCATAGGAGCACAGCCGCCGCCTAGGCCTAGCAGCAACTGCCAGAGGAAATGTGGTGAAGTCGACATCCCTTACCCATTCGGCATCGGTCCATACGACTCGCCTGACCACTGCTCCTTGCCCGGCTTCAACCTGAGCTGCAAGGACGACGGCCATGGAGCCCTCAGGCCATTCCATAGAAATGTGGTGGAGGTCCTGGGCGTCTTGCTGCAGCAAGGCCAGGCCAGGATGAGGATGCACATGTCAACGTACTGCTACAACGCCTCCACCGAGAAAATGGATAGAGACTGGTGGTGGGTGAACCTGACAGGTACGCCCTACAGGTTCTCTGACACCGGCAACCTGTTCACAGTCGTTGGGTGCAGAACGCTGGCGTACATCGGAGACGAGGATAACGTCGGCAAGTACATGAGCGGCTGCGTGTCCATGTGCCGGCGAGGCGACGTGAGCTCCCTCTCCAATGGCTCCTGCTCTGGGATCGGCTGCTGCACGACGGCCATCCCCAAGGGCCTGCAGTACTACAAGGTGTGGTTTAGTCAGGGCTTCAATACGTCCGGGATCTACAAAATCAGCCGCTGCAGCTACGCGGCGCTGGTTGAGGCGTCCAACTTCACTTTCTCCACGAGCTACGCCACGTCGTCGGCGTTCTTTGACGCATATGGCGGGTGGCCGCCGTTGCTGGTGGACTGGGCCATCGGGAACGAAACATGCGAGGTAGCCAAGCAAAAGCCAGCTGGCGGGTCGTACGCCTGCGTCGCCGACCACAGCAAGTGCTTCGATTCAGCCAACGGGCCAGGCTACATCTGCAACTGCTCCAAAGGGTTCCAGGGGAATCCATACCTTGTCGATGGATGCAAAG ATGTTGACGAATGTAATGACGATCCGGCGAAGTACCCTTGCTCTGTGAAGGGAACTTGCAAGAATACTCCAGGTGGATATGAGTGCATTTGCCCTTCACATTACCCCAAAGGCAATGCTTACAATAGCACATGTGAAAAAGACCAATCGATGCCCCCTAAAGTCACAATTCCAATAG GAATCTTTGCCTTTGTTTTGGTTGGTCTACTACTTTTCCTTGGTATAGAATGGATCAAGCACAAACGGCGAATAGTGAGGCAAGAATACATAAGCAAAATGAATGAATGTTTTCAGCAGAACGGAGGCCAACTGCTCATGGATATGATGAAAGTAGAGAGCAACATTTCATTTCAGTTGTATAACCGAGAAGAAATTGAGTTGGCCACCAACAACTTTCACAGCAGCTCAGTCATTGGAGAAGGTGGTCAGGGAACTGTTTATATAGGGCAAAATCTTGATGAAAAAACTAATCCTGTTGCAATCAAGATCTGCAAGGGATATGATGAGAGTAGGAGAATGGAATTTGGTAAGGAGCTGCTTATACTCTCTCGAGTAAAACATGATAACATTGTCCAGCTTCTAGGTTGCAGCTTGCAGTTTGAAGCTCCAGTTCTGGTGTACGAATACGTGCCTAATCAAACCTTGCACTACCTAATTCACAGCCAAGATGATGCATCCATCAGAACTCTGGAGATCCGTCTAAAAATTGCCAGTGAGATTGCTTCAGCACTTGCATACCTACATTCCCTTAATCACCCGGTCTTCCATGGAGATGTTAAGTCTGTCAACATTCTACTAAGCCATGACCTCTCAGCAAAAGTTTCTGATTTTGGATGTTCAATGATTAGGTCAGGAAATGAGACCGCCCAAGTAGTGAAGGGCACAATGGGGTACTTAGATCCAGAGTATCTGATGAATTTTGAGCTTACTGATAAGAGTGATGTTTACAGCTTCGGTGTTGTTCTATTGGAGCTCCTAACTGTAGAATAA
- the LOC136509077 gene encoding wall-associated receptor kinase 2-like isoform X2 yields MPLHNLATQQLWISIVVVATLFAIAIGAQPPPRPSSNCQRKCGEVDIPYPFGIGPYDSPDHCSLPGFNLSCKDDGHGALRPFHRNVVEVLGVLLQQGQARMRMHMSTYCYNASTEKMDRDWWWVNLTGTPYRFSDTGNLFTVVGCRTLAYIGDEDNVGKYMSGCVSMCRRGDVSSLSNGSCSGIGCCTTAIPKGLQYYKVWFSQGFNTSGIYKISRCSYAALVEASNFTFSTSYATSSAFFDAYGGWPPLLVDWAIGNETCEVAKQKPAGGSYACVADHSKCFDSANGPGYICNCSKGFQGNPYLVDGCKDVDECNDDPAKYPCSVKGTCKNTPGGYECICPSHYPKGNAYNSTCEKDQSMPPKVTIPIGIFAFVLVGLLLFLGIEWIKHKRRIVRQEYISKMNECFQQNGGQLLMDMMKVESNISFQLYNREEIELATNNFHSSSVIGEGGQGTVYIGQNLDEKTNPVAIKICKGYDESRRMEFAKMMHPSELWRSV; encoded by the exons ATGCCACTGCATAATTTAGCTACGCAGCAGCTATGGATCAGCATAGTGGTTGTAGCAACACTCTTTGCCATAGCCATAGGAGCACAGCCGCCGCCTAGGCCTAGCAGCAACTGCCAGAGGAAATGTGGTGAAGTCGACATCCCTTACCCATTCGGCATCGGTCCATACGACTCGCCTGACCACTGCTCCTTGCCCGGCTTCAACCTGAGCTGCAAGGACGACGGCCATGGAGCCCTCAGGCCATTCCATAGAAATGTGGTGGAGGTCCTGGGCGTCTTGCTGCAGCAAGGCCAGGCCAGGATGAGGATGCACATGTCAACGTACTGCTACAACGCCTCCACCGAGAAAATGGATAGAGACTGGTGGTGGGTGAACCTGACAGGTACGCCCTACAGGTTCTCTGACACCGGCAACCTGTTCACAGTCGTTGGGTGCAGAACGCTGGCGTACATCGGAGACGAGGATAACGTCGGCAAGTACATGAGCGGCTGCGTGTCCATGTGCCGGCGAGGCGACGTGAGCTCCCTCTCCAATGGCTCCTGCTCTGGGATCGGCTGCTGCACGACGGCCATCCCCAAGGGCCTGCAGTACTACAAGGTGTGGTTTAGTCAGGGCTTCAATACGTCCGGGATCTACAAAATCAGCCGCTGCAGCTACGCGGCGCTGGTTGAGGCGTCCAACTTCACTTTCTCCACGAGCTACGCCACGTCGTCGGCGTTCTTTGACGCATATGGCGGGTGGCCGCCGTTGCTGGTGGACTGGGCCATCGGGAACGAAACATGCGAGGTAGCCAAGCAAAAGCCAGCTGGCGGGTCGTACGCCTGCGTCGCCGACCACAGCAAGTGCTTCGATTCAGCCAACGGGCCAGGCTACATCTGCAACTGCTCCAAAGGGTTCCAGGGGAATCCATACCTTGTCGATGGATGCAAAG ATGTTGACGAATGTAATGACGATCCGGCGAAGTACCCTTGCTCTGTGAAGGGAACTTGCAAGAATACTCCAGGTGGATATGAGTGCATTTGCCCTTCACATTACCCCAAAGGCAATGCTTACAATAGCACATGTGAAAAAGACCAATCGATGCCCCCTAAAGTCACAATTCCAATAG GAATCTTTGCCTTTGTTTTGGTTGGTCTACTACTTTTCCTTGGTATAGAATGGATCAAGCACAAACGGCGAATAGTGAGGCAAGAATACATAAGCAAAATGAATGAATGTTTTCAGCAGAACGGAGGCCAACTGCTCATGGATATGATGAAAGTAGAGAGCAACATTTCATTTCAGTTGTATAACCGAGAAGAAATTGAGTTGGCCACCAACAACTTTCACAGCAGCTCAGTCATTGGAGAAGGTGGTCAGGGAACTGTTTATATAGGGCAAAATCTTGATGAAAAAACTAATCCTGTTGCAATCAAGATCTGCAAGGGATATGATGAGAGTAGGAGAATGGAATTTG CCAAGATGATGCATCCATCAGAACTCTGGAGATCCGTCTAA